In Balaenoptera acutorostrata chromosome 19, mBalAcu1.1, whole genome shotgun sequence, the following proteins share a genomic window:
- the MLKL gene encoding LOW QUALITY PROTEIN: mixed lineage kinase domain-like protein (The sequence of the model RefSeq protein was modified relative to this genomic sequence to represent the inferred CDS: substituted 2 bases at 2 genomic stop codons), which yields MERGSREPTHPEPGVWLQEPCESSEKAGQTSLSDSQSFSWLRAKTAADKADWGTRGGAERRLTSKGHIRPVAARHGHREQEARARTRHFPRGLAFADFSPGRKAVVREAGVSSWNCAQDRLDALRRGEDMDQLRQIISLGQLIYNQCEEMKYCQKQCWRLRNHVHGLLQPLQMLQAQGERSVPTEITTALKRFQAALEEAKEQLDKFSNKSNIQKFLTAGHDRILFSGVSKRLRDVWEEFSLLLQVDQQMHISSINPGAFWQQEDQXDAEEDRKVIQGLRSENETIETLLRHLENNTKKTIETVRRWMRSVPQKRKKGLPEDQVKEIKKEELPEADWILLKENXFSTLYEGKQRKSPVAIKVFNKPQARDIGTMRHTFNNEIRTMKKFDSPNILRMFGICTDETVTPPQLSIVMEYCELGTLRELLDQEKDLTLAKCIILVLGAARGLYRLHHSETPAELHRNISSTSFLVTKDCNVKVSMAFQGPFEFDLCDCLVLGEGRTFPRGLCLLVSLPSP from the exons ATGGAAAGAGGTTCTAGGGAACCAACGCACCCTGAGCCTGGGGTTTGGCTACAAGAGCCCTGTGAAAGCTCCGAGAAGGCGGGTCAGACTTCCCTGTCCGACTCCCAGTCCTTTAGCTGGCTCAGGGCAAAAACAGCCGCCGATAAAGCTGATTGGGGGACACGTGGAGGGGCCGAACGTCGCTTGACTTCGAAGGGACACATCCGTCCGGTGGCCGCGCGGCACGGGCACCGAGAGCAGGAGGCGCGGGCGAGGACTCGGCACTTCCCGCGGGGTCTCGCGTTCGCAGACTTCTCGCCCGGGAGGAAGGCAGTCGTCCGAGAAGCCGGGGTGTCTTCCTGGAACTGCGCACAGGACCGACTGGACGCCCTTAGGAGGGGCGAGG ATATGGATCAATTGAGGCAGATCATCTCCTTAGGCCAGCTTATCTACAACCAGTGTGAAGAGATGAAATACTGCCAGAAACAGTGCTGGCGTCTAAGGAACCATGTCCATGGCCTGCTGCAGCCTCTGCAAATGCTCCAGGCCCAAGGAGAGAGGAGCGTGCCCACCGAGATAACCACTGCCCTGAAACGTTTCCAGGCTGCCCTAGAGGAAGCTAAGGAGCAGTTAGATAAGTTCAGCAATAAATCCAATATCCAGAAGTTTCTAACAGCAGGGCATGACAGAATACTCTTCAGTGGAGTGAGCAAGAGGCTGAGAGATGTCTGGGAGGAGTTCTCACTGCTGCTTCAGGTGGATCAACAGATGCATATTTCAAGCATCAACCCAGGAGCATTCTGGCAACAGGAAGATCAATAGGATGCAGAGGAAGACAGGAAGGTTATCCAAGGACTGAGAAGTG AAAATGAAACCATAGAAACTTTATTGAGGCACTTGGAAAACAACACAAAGAAAACCATCGAAACCGTGAGGAGAT GGATGAGGTCAGTCCCACAGAAACGCAAGAAGGGGCTCCCAGAAGATCAAGTCAAGGAGATTAAGAAGGAGGAGCTTCCAGAAGCCGATTGGATCCTGCTAAAGGAAAATTAATTCAGCACACTTTATGAAGGAAAACAGCGCAAATCTCCAGTGGCCATAAAAGTATTCAACAAACCCCAGGCCAGAGACATTGG AACAATGAGGCATACTTTCAATAATGAAATCAGAACCATGAAGAAATTTGATTCCCCCAACATCCTGCGTATGTTTGGGATTTGCACTGATGAAACAG TGACCCCACCTCAGTTATCCAtcgtcatggagtactgtgagcTCGGGACCCTgagggaactgctggatcaggaaAAGGACCTCACCCTTGCCAAGTGCATCATCCTGGTCCTGGGGGCAGCCAGAGGCTTATACAG GCTGCACCATTCGGAAACACCTGCAGAACTCCACAGAAACATCAGCAGCACAAGCTTCCTGGTAACTAAAGACTGCAATGTGAAGGTGAGTATGGCCTTCCAGGGGCCCTTTGAGTTCGACCTGTGTGACTGTTTGGTGCTCGGAGAGGGACGCACGTTTCCCAGAGGCCTGTGCCTGCTCGTTTCTCTGCCTTCACCTTAG